The Heterodontus francisci isolate sHetFra1 chromosome 37, sHetFra1.hap1, whole genome shotgun sequence DNA window CCAGATAGAAGATACAGTTCATTGCAATTTAATTCCGTATCTCATGCCTTGCATCCAAATAGAAATGCTGTAAACACACTTTAAATATATCTAAAAATATATTTATCCTTACAATATCGGTAACTCAACTGTAAATATAAATAGTTGTACAGTTGAAAAAAATGGATATTGTACAACTGAATCCTCACTTCCTAAATCGCAATTTTATGTTGTAGCTCCAAAGCACAATTTACTCTTTTCCAGTTTTCTTTCCGCTTGCTATTGTCTCCTATCCTATTATTACATTTCCAAATTTTAACAAATGTCTGAAAGTTAAAGTAGCAACAGGAAAAGTCAAAGTAAAGGGAACCAAAAAAACAGGGAAAGTATGATCGAACAGAGAAAACATGAAATTTGCATTTGACTTCAGTCCATCCCAAAATTCATTTCTAATGCATCCTTTGGATCTTATTGCTACATGTTATAAAGGTGTGCTGGCAGCTTAACAACAAGGCTAAAAAAAATTCTAAAGGATaaggaacatacatacgaacatacgtaccaattaggagcaggagtaggctcctcgagcctgtcctgccattctataagatcatggctgatctgtttgtggactcaactccactttcctgcctacccctgatagccTTTGCCTCCCTTGTTTGACAAGAATctgtctacccctgccttaaaaacattcaatgaccctgcctccaccgctctcccgggaagagaattccacagactcacgacgctcagagaaagcatttctcctcatctgtctttaaatgggagaccccttatttttaaaccatgccccctagttttagcttctcccacaaggggcCAGTAATGTGAAAACTGCTTTACTGGCCTTTGCAGCTGGGCTGGGTGCTCAGGTTTCTGGGTGTAATTAAAATGGCAGACATGACTCACATTGCTGCCTGAAACAGCTTTTTACGTTCACTTTTGTTTCCGTTTTGAACTTTGAATACTGTTGCTTTTGATGAGCTTTGCTTTGGGAAGCAGGCAGCAATAACTGCGTTGAGTCCTGATTCCACGAGAGGCACATCCTTTAGTGCTACCTTATGAAGCAGGGCAACAGTACAAAATGCTTTAACATTACCCTGTTCCAGATTTAAAATAAAATTTTGTCTTGAGTAACTGTTTTGTGCCTGCTGTGGCTCAATTtagagcactcttgcctctgagtcacaaggttcctggTTTCCGGTctgggacctgagcacaaaaatcaaggccggctgacaccccagtgcagtactgagggtgtgctgcaatgTTGGAAGTGCTGTTTTTCGAATCAgtcattaaactgagaccccatttgtctgctctgatggatgtaaaagaacccctggcactatttcgaagaagagcaggggggttatccctggtatcctgaccaatatttatccctcaatcaacatcacaaaaacagattatctgaccattattgcattgctgcttgtggggGTTTACTGTTCgtaaaattggctgccgtgttttgtGCATTCCTACAGTGacagcatttcaaaagtacttcattggctgtaaagcactttgagacatctggtggtcttgAAAAGCACAGtacaaatgcaattctttcttccccCTTTTAAATTTGGCATCAGATGAAAGCTTAGCGAAAGAGTATGATTGCTTGGGCCTAATTCCCTGTGTGTAATTTGCTGCATCAGGAGCTCTTTATCAAATAGAAGATTTTTAAACCCCCCTTTTTATTGACTTGCCAGCAATACAATAGAGAGCTCCCTTCATGATGTGTCGCCCAGATACGCATTTTTTTTGTGACAATCCAAACCCCGTGTTACTTGTcagactgaactgtcaccaatcatTTAATCCAGATCCTTGTGAAGAACTTTGACAGAGGCGAGCCTACCATAAGTTTTACATCCCCCTCAACTTGCTGAATGACTGCTTGGTGGAGGCTGATTTCTGCCTGTGGTAACCATTTTCACTTCAAATCAAACTATCTTGATCCTGGATCTTGTGTATAGTTAGAAAGAAGCTGCATTTTGACTTTGTTGTCTTTGAAGAAAGTTAGGAAAGATTTAAAACACTTTGTTGCTTCTCAGCAAAATCCCAATACTCCATGTAGCTGCATATGGATAGGGAAGATATGAGGTGTTGATGGAACAGTATACTGTTATGCTGTTACGTTAGTTGTGCGCTACTGTTTTCTTAAAAACTGGCGCTATTACTTTGTTCATGGAGGAAATGATACTTATTTGAGTAATGAGTACTTTTGCAGTCCTGAAAGAGCAGTTGATTACCGCAATAATCAGTTCagcggaggcggggtgggggggagcaggagcaaagtggtaatgttattggactagtgaTCTGGAGGCCCAGAcagtgctccagagacatgagttcaaatccctctatggcagctggagaaatttaaattcaattagttgatCTGGAAAAAATGTTATTCTCATCaatagtgatcatgaaactactggattgtcattaaaaatccgtctggttcactaatgtcctttggggaagatataggaacatgggaacataggagcaggagtagggcattcagcccattgagcctgctccaccattcaatacgattatggctgatcatccacttcaatgcctttttctgccttttacctggtctggcctacatctgactccagacccacaccattatggttaactgccttctgaaaaggccgagcaagctactcagttgtaggtGGCTCACTGTCACatgctcaagggcaattgggaatgggcaataaatgctggccttgccagtgacactcgcatcccaggaatgaaaaaaaaaattcctatATCTGGAACAAATGCTTAAGACATTCACAGTACACCACTGAGATGAATTATTTAATAATATCAATGccttaggctgcgtttgctgacaacgcaactgcTGGATGGCGCtttactggcacatgtgcaaatgcagcttgTTCCACTAAAACCTCACagtctgtgacgttcaggcagctgccaggactaaagatggtgcagCTCAAATAACCACAGAAAGGCAATGTAAAcctatggcagcacacaatggaaatgttgtggggggggggggggcgcggtggggggaagcggccggagagagcagatgGAGGAGGGAGGAGTGGGAAGCAAGTCGCcacagagagcggggtggggggttggggcgaGAGTGAGTGGTCCGCAGTCAGTGgccgggcgggggaggagagcgtttTCCTGCGCATGTGCGGTTTGTCTGGACACAGCATGACATACGCGTTACACGGTGACGTCATCtgcacatgcgccaaccagtcctggcaaggtgGAAtgctgcgcagagagcaggagcccgtctgcacatgtgcgcagcttggcacagtctgatgacatcagcagccagctgcgttgtcaggaatcactttgttcttaaatacagggaccaaaactgtagagtactccaggtgcggcctcaccgacaccctgtacagttgtaacaagacttccctatttttaacctccaaccccctagcaataaaggccaaaattccatttgccttcttaattacttgctgcacctgcgtgctaactttttgtgttgcacttttttggagtttctctccatttaaataatagtctgccttttgattcttcctacaaaagtgcatgacctcacactttcctagattaaactccatctgccaagtttttgcccactcactcaacctatctatatccccttgcagattccttatgtcctcatcacaacatgccctcctacctatttttgtatcatctgcaaatttggatatattatactctgccctctcctccaagtcattaatatagatagtaaataattgaggccccaggactgatacttgtcgcactccactagttacgtctttccaacctgaaaaagacccattaattagccaatcctcaatcaatgttaatacattacccccactaccatgagctcctatctggtgcaataatcttttatccggcaccttatcgaatgccttctggaaatccaaatacactacatctactggttcccctttatcaactctgcttgttatatcctcaaagaactctagcaaatttgtcaaacgtgatttccctttcacaacaccatgttgactctgtttgattgcgtttagcttttctaaatgtcctgctatttcttccataatagtggactctagcattttctcaacgaccgatgttaggctgactggcctatagattcctgcttTTTGATCACCCTCCCTTCTTggacaggggtgtcacattagcggttttccaatctgctgggaccctcctggaatccactgtgttctggaatatttcgaccaatgcctccactatctctatagccacttcctttaaaactcacggatgtaggccatcaggttctggcaacttgtctgcctttagtcccattagtttgtcgaaaaatttgtcccttgtgatagaggcTGCTATAAGACCTTCccacccattagctccttgcttatctgatatctctgggatgtttatagtgtcctccaccatgaagaccgatgcaaaatattgctttaaattttctgccatttccctgttccccattatcaattctccagtcgcaaccTCCAAGGgtccacactcactttagctactctccattTTATtagctgtagaaactcttgctgtttgtttttatatttcttgccaatttacttccatgatcaattttcttcctcttttaattagctttttagtcatccgctgctggttcctaaaagaaATTTCCAATCctttggcctaccactagttttggccactatgtatgccttagtttttgattgcatactctccttgaccgcctttgttaaccacgggtggttcatccttctcatcgagtccttcattttgaccaggataaatttttgctgagcgttatgaaatatctgcttaaatgtctgccactgctgatTCActtaccttccccttagtctattttcccagcccgctttagacaactctttcttcatacctctgtaattgcccttgtttaagttgaggacgctggtttgagacccaagttgctcgccctcaaactgaatttgaaattctaccatgttgtgattgctaccccccagaggatccttaactacgctaTCTATTAATCCTACATCATTACACATTATcacatctaaaatagcctgttcatgGGTTGGTTCTGCGGCGTATTGCTCtatgtaacaatccctgatgcactctacaaattcctcTTCAATGTtacttctgccaatctgatttgtccagtcaatatgcagatatgCAAATGTACTGTAGTTTAACCTTTTGAGGGAGGAGTTGCTTTTTCTGGGTGCTGTATGTTCCAAGTGTCAAAATTGATTTTTCAAAGTCACGTTtaaaatttaaacatttaaatttaaacCTGGATATTTTTCCATGCATAGTGAATACTTTTGGTTTGGGAAACTTTAGTTTGCTGTTTAGCCAGTTAGAATGAAAGATCTAATTGAGTCTGTGGAATCAGAAATATTAGGGATATACTTTTAATCTTAGAATGTTGACTATGCTCtaaattgcatctgttctgattggCAGGGTTTTTTCAGGTCATGTGTACCTGAAAGTGTTGACATTTTCCATTAAAGTTCTTGAGTGTTCCAGTTAGCTCAATAGATGAATGCTTCCACAGAATGAAGAGACTAAAAGTTTCAAACCCACTTTCTGGATTGTCATTCGTTAGAATTAAATCTGCAGTTTGCTTTAGTTGGGATCAAGTGACTGTACATGCCAAATTAGAAAGTGTGTCTTGTGCATGACAGCTGCAACATTTGTTTTCAGGAAAAGTGTTAGCTTTTGCTAAAAGGAAGCTGTCTAAAAATGAAAAATGGTTACATTACTTTTCAAAGCATTGTGATGTGATACTCATAATAATAGGAATAATGCATTGAATGGTTTGGTTGTATGCAGCCGCATCAGTTCAACATTTAAAGGTTTCTATTCAGTGAAGAGATTTTCACGTTCTGCAACCATTTTCTTTGGGTCTCTTCTGCATAATAAGAGAATAGCCATTTCCTTTTAGGTGAGTAAAATCctgagcccagacaatgaaacagcTTAGTTAGCTGCCTTAATCAGCACCTATTCATGCTGCCTTTGCATCTCATTGTTTGAATTCCGAAGCTCAATCAGCACTGATTCACAGCTGTTTTTGTACTTTCCTATGCTGGACTAATTCAATCTTAGCTCCAGAACAATATCAAGCTGCCCTGCTGActaactgagactgttcatcttccATTCTTCTCCGACGTACTGAAAGCTTTTCACCCGGATGTAATCTGCTGACGGGCAGAGAGGCAGTATGTGAAGCTGGCTGCTATTAAACACAGACAGGCAGCTCTCCCACTACAATAGGGAGCATCTGCAGTGCACTATACTGTAATGGAGAAGAAAAAACAGAGAGAGCTTACCCTCGCAGAGAAGGTAAGGGTCCTGGAAATGCTTGAGAGAACAAAGATGTCACAGCTGGAAGTTGCCAGAAGAGTGGGGGTGTCTCAACCTGCCATATCCCGCCTCATAAGGAAAAAGGCTGCAATCCTGGAAGAGTGGCAGAGAAACAGCAACCCAGACAGGAAAAGGAGGAGAGTAGGCAAGGATGCTGATGTTGATGCTGCTCTGCTGCATTGGTTTGAAATGGCCAGGGCACAGAATGTCATAATTACTGGTGAAATACTAATGTCTAAGGCAAGGACCCTGGCTGATGCTTTGAATGTGGAGTTCACCCCAACCAGTGGATGGCTTAGTCGCTGGAAAAATCGTAATAACATTTGTGTTCAGAGAACCCATAATGAAATTGTCAGTGAAAGTCGACCTATAGATAGTAGCTGGATTCATACAACACTTCTTTCTGTCCTTCAAAATTTTAGGCCTGAAGATATCTTTAACTGTGATGAAACTAGCATATACTACAGGGCTGTTCCTATTGGTAGTTTGTTTTTCAAGCATGAATCTTTAATTTGCAGTAAAAAAACCAAGGATCAGCTTACTGCCCTCTTATGTTGCAATATGACTGGAACTGAGAAAACCAAGTTGTTGTTGGTGGGAAAAATTCAAAATCCACAATGTTTTCAAGGCATCCCATTTTTATCTATCCCTGTAACTTACATCTCTGAACAGAATGCTTGGATGACGGCCACAATCTTTGCAAAATGGCTAAAGGACTTTGACCAAGAAATGAAAAGGCAGAGAAGAAATGTTGCTCTACTGCTAGACAAGTGCAGTGCCCATCCTCGCAATGTCATCCTGCAAAATGTGAAATTATTTTTCCTACCCTCAAATGCCATGACTCTGATTCAGCCACTAAATCAGGGAATCATTCGAAATTTTAAGGCACTGTATCGCCGGAGGATGCTACAAAAACTCCTAACTGTCATTGATGAAAATGTGCAACCAACAGCAACTGTAATAGGAAAAACGGTCAGTCTCTTAGATGCAGTCCACATGATGTCACGAGCCTGGGAAGAGGTCAAGCAGGGTACCATAGAATATTGCTTTCATAAGACTATATTTTCCCAACAGTCAAAGGAATTTGTGCAAATGGCAGTAGAGAAAGTGGCCCCTCCAGAGACAATGACTGATGAAGAGTTTTATCTTTATGTTGACCATGATTCTGATGTTGCCTGTATTAGCGAGACAGCAGACGCTGAGATCTGCAGTGTTGTGAAGGGATCAAAGAAACAAGATGGgggtgaagaggaggaggaagaagatagTCTACCAGTACCCAGACTGAAAGATGCTATGCAGGCTTGTGCCACAATTGAACGTGTGCTAGCAATGACTGGAGCAGATCCAGACATCCTTCGCAAGTTTTATGATGTGGAGCATGAAGTGGAGAGAGCATTGGCTCTTCAGTTGAATCAGTGCCAGTCTGTGTAAAATGCAGGACCTGAAAAGTTTGTATGAAACAATCTTATTGGAGTTCAGATTTATCATTCTGTTGTTCTactacatttctaatttttcctaATGGGAAGTTGTAAAATACCTGATCTAGACGACACACATGAAACTGTAACCCAGAAATAGTGCCTACAGAGGAGGAAACTGGCAAAggaagaaaaacattttttacaGTAACAAAACTGCGCATAAAGGTAGCAACTGGGACTTTCATTGAGGGCTGAGTGTGTCGTTTAGCTATATAGAGAAGGAAGGCATGAGTGTGGTCCTCAGTAGATACTCAGATAGTTGGTCGTACCGTGATGGTAAGGTTGTAATAATTCACCTGGTTCGTCATCCACTGACCTCTGCTGTATGTGTGGATGTCATGAGGGCAGCATTGGATACATAGATTGATGTGGGTGACTAGGGCTAGCCTGTATGGCTGCAGTTCTACTGTTCATCAGACATGGGAACCTGGCCTAATCTTTCTGCGCCTAATTGAGGGGTGCTGTGGACAACAGTTATGCCCCTACTTGCTGTTCGAGCCACTCACCCATAAAGTGGTGATCAAACTAGGGAATTCCTAGTCTGTCTGTTGAAGTTACTAATTGCCTTTGGGGGCAGTGGGGGAATCCTCAATGTTTTAAACCTGTTTGTTTTGATGTACTCTTAGAGAAACATAGGATTGTAGAGGACTGGAAAAGACCATTGCTGGTTGATCCACTCCTAGAATTCAGTCGCATGCTTTattttaaaagaaaaagcatacagagGAAATGATCTTTGATTTATCAACCCAGTTCACTTTTTATTAATCTGTATAAACATGGAATATACATAATGGAATTTGTGTTACACTACGACAAAAAATAAAATAACTGCTTCGTCAAGCCCAATTTGTTTTAAAATCTCATCTTGAATTTAGTTTGGAGCATTTTCAGTCAGGTTCTAATTAAATGGCATCAATGCAATGGGAGGAGGGGAACAAGTTGGCATACAAAACAAATGAGAAAATTCTGAGCATGTCAGATTGTACAAACTTTTGTGTACCTCTTTCTAATTGGACTCTTGTGGAGTTGCACTTTTGCAGCAGTTTCTCTCTGCAGCTGACGAAGAAAAGTGCTTGGTTAGTGTATCTGATTTGACAGGCTTGTACAAATGACCCCTCTTCTCCTGACTTGCTGTCTTTATGGGATatcattctatggactctggatgcGCTCAACTACATGCTCATGTGTTTACTCTAAATGTCTGTTCCTAAGCAGTAAATGTTGACAGGCCATTCTGTTGTGGCGGACATAACAGTCGAGCTCAAACCTGTCCTTCCTTTAACACCTGCACGCAACTTTTCCAACAGGAATCACTTGATCTCAATCAGGAGCTGGAGCCCTGgctgtttttttaaattccaatCTAACCGATGGTAGCTCCTTCAGAGAACCatagaaccatcgaaaaattatggcacagtaggaggccattcagctcgtcgtgtccgtgctggtcgaaaaaactagccgccaatctaatcctaccttccagcacctggttcatagccttgctggttacagcacttcaggtgcatgtccaggtaccttttaaaagaattgagagtttctgcctccaccaccattcctgacagtgaattccagacaccctccaccctctgggtgaaaaggtttttcctcatctctctaatccttctaccaatcaccttaagtctgtgccccctagtaattgacctccccgctaagggaaacaggttcttcctgtctatctaggcccctcataatgttgtggacctcaattaagtcacccctcagcctcctctgttctaaggaaaacaaccttagcctacctaatcttccctcatagctgcaactttcaagccctggcaaccttcttgtaaatctcctctatactctctctccagagcaattatgtcctttctgtaatgtggtgaccagaactgtacgcaatactccaactgtggcctaaccagcgttccctgtttttgaattctatacctcagccaataaaggaaagcattccgtatgcctccttcaccactttacctgtcctgccaccttcggggacctg harbors:
- the LOC137351880 gene encoding tigger transposable element-derived protein 3-like, with the protein product MEKKKQRELTLAEKVRVLEMLERTKMSQLEVARRVGVSQPAISRLIRKKAAILEEWQRNSNPDRKRRRVGKDADVDAALLHWFEMARAQNVIITGEILMSKARTLADALNVEFTPTSGWLSRWKNRNNICVQRTHNEIVSESRPIDSSWIHTTLLSVLQNFRPEDIFNCDETSIYYRAVPIGSFKKTKDQLTALLCCNMTGTEKTKLLLVGKIQNPQCFQGIPFLSIPVTYISEQNAWMTATIFAKWLKDFDQEMKRQRRNVALLLDKCSAHPRNVILQNVKLFFLPSNAMTLIQPLNQGIIRNFKALYRRRMLQKLLTVIDENVQPTATVIGKTVSLLDAVHMMSRAWEEVKQGTIEYCFHKTIFSQQSKEFVQMAVEKVAPPETMTDEEFYLYVDHDSDVACISETADAEICSVVKGSKKQDGGEEEEEEDSLPVPRLKDAMQACATIERVLAMTGADPDILRKFYDVEHEVERALALQLNQCQSV